A single genomic interval of Dromiciops gliroides isolate mDroGli1 chromosome 1, mDroGli1.pri, whole genome shotgun sequence harbors:
- the LOC122736090 gene encoding protein phosphatase 1 regulatory subunit 16A-like, translated as MRSHDRHRGSGSLLQRRTSSAGSRGKVVRRVSLTERTHLYRKEHAREAIVWQQQPSTATEPPEEDEDKQTDAELQPQAVETDLEALRHRNGSAGVAPGPPSRHLYSKRLDRSVSYQLATQEPPVPGPLTRDKAHHTLADLKCLDALGLGQGNVRVHIFIS; from the exons ATGCGCTCCCACGACCGCCACCGGGGCTCGGGCTCCCTGCTCCAGAGACGAACCTCCAGTGCAGGCAGCCGCGG GAAGGTTGTACGTAGAGTGAGCTTGACAGAGCGTACCCACCTGTACCGCAAAGAGCATGCACGTGAGGCCATTGTGTGGCAACAGCAGCCCTCCACTGCCACTGAACCCCCAGAAGAGGATGAGGATAAGCAGACAGATGCTGAGCTCCAGCCACAGGCTGTG GAGACAGACCTTGAGGCCCTGAGACATCGAAATGGCAGTGCAGGGGTGGCCCCAGGCCCCCCTAGCAGACACCTGTACTCCAAGAGGCTGGACAGAAGTGTCTCCTACCAGCTGGCCACACAGGAGCCACCTGTGCCTGGACCCCTCACTCGGGACAAGGCACACCATACACTGGCTGACCTCAAGTGCCTAGATGCCCTGGGTTTGGGACAAGGGAATGTGAGAGTCCATATTTTTATTTCGTGA